The Georgenia sp. TF02-10 genome window below encodes:
- a CDS encoding phage major capsid protein produces the protein MAGFAEIVGRAEVTDQLIPDQQINEIIQTAPEESVVLTRARKTLMSSKKSKQPVLATLPEAYWVDGDTGLKQTTNVSWRGITMTAEELAVIVPIPNAVVDDSNVPLWDQVKPLLREALGKKVDGAALFGDDKPASWPTAIVPGAIAAGNVAQLSATNNLADAFASVAGAASEGGFAVNAFATRPGLNWQLRGLKDANGQYLFGAPTQGGNATLFGYTLDEVRNGAWDADVAEGLAVDWSKFVVGIRQDVTYDLFSEGVISDAEGRVVLNLMQQDSKAMRVVFRVGFQAAVPMTRLGGTYPAGVVTPAATGA, from the coding sequence ATGGCGGGTTTCGCCGAGATCGTCGGGCGGGCCGAGGTCACCGACCAGCTCATCCCCGACCAGCAGATCAACGAGATCATCCAGACCGCGCCCGAGGAGTCGGTCGTCCTGACCCGGGCGCGCAAGACGCTCATGTCGTCCAAGAAGTCCAAGCAGCCGGTGCTCGCCACCCTGCCCGAGGCCTACTGGGTGGACGGCGACACCGGGCTCAAGCAGACCACCAACGTCTCCTGGCGCGGCATCACGATGACCGCCGAGGAGCTGGCGGTCATCGTGCCGATCCCGAACGCGGTGGTGGACGACTCCAACGTCCCGCTGTGGGACCAGGTCAAGCCGCTCCTGCGGGAGGCGCTGGGGAAGAAGGTCGACGGGGCTGCCCTGTTCGGGGACGACAAGCCGGCCTCGTGGCCGACCGCCATCGTCCCGGGCGCCATCGCCGCCGGCAACGTCGCGCAGCTGTCCGCCACGAACAACCTGGCCGACGCGTTCGCCTCGGTCGCCGGCGCGGCGTCCGAGGGCGGCTTCGCGGTCAACGCCTTCGCCACCCGGCCCGGCCTGAACTGGCAGCTCCGCGGGCTCAAGGACGCCAACGGCCAGTACCTCTTCGGCGCACCCACGCAGGGCGGCAACGCCACCCTCTTCGGGTACACCCTGGACGAGGTTCGGAACGGCGCCTGGGACGCGGACGTCGCCGAGGGCCTGGCCGTCGACTGGTCGAAGTTCGTGGTGGGCATCCGCCAGGACGTCACCTACGACCTCTTCAGCGAGGGCGTCATCTCCGACGCCGAGGGGCGCGTGGTCCTGAACCTCATGCAGCAGGACTCCAAGGCCATGCGCGTCGTCTTCCGGGTCGGCTTCCAGGCCGCGGTGCCGATGACCCGCCTCGGCGGCACCTACCCGGCCGGTGTGGTCACCCCGGCGGCTACGGGCGCCTGA
- a CDS encoding HK97 gp10 family phage protein, giving the protein MTKAYKPDHQGMRELGMSAEVGAAMVQAAEVGRRWAESVAPVKTGRYKSEFRVEPTTVQAGYDNEDRAGAALINNAPHAHLVEDVHHVLARAVDVIENGE; this is encoded by the coding sequence ATGACGAAGGCCTACAAGCCCGACCACCAGGGCATGCGCGAGCTCGGCATGTCCGCCGAGGTCGGCGCCGCGATGGTCCAGGCGGCCGAGGTCGGCAGGCGGTGGGCCGAGTCGGTCGCCCCGGTCAAGACCGGGCGCTACAAGAGCGAGTTCCGGGTCGAGCCCACCACGGTGCAGGCCGGGTACGACAACGAGGACCGCGCCGGTGCCGCGCTGATCAACAACGCCCCGCACGCCCATCTGGTCGAGGACGTGCACCACGTCCTGGCCCGGGCCGTGGACGTCATCGAGAACGGCGAGTGA
- a CDS encoding helix-turn-helix domain-containing protein, translating into MSLDDLPLEVVLDELASTYETVAALPPVVPDPGGRKPGKPGSRVPPGVTEIIDADEHDRAVAEVDSWAEFVAHVLIDEEPGIGKVPDHTPGRLRLAARWADRIENHPDEMLRYALCFDAVEHLRMMRRLARRHDRVVRTGSPCLVVTCPGTYEAVIDGPGFDGDLVCSNPACRDRVGHEQWSRWGARSEWVTVERAARLLNVSEDLVRQWAKRRHWRRKGEGRNVRYKTEDVTGKNETEEQSA; encoded by the coding sequence TTGAGCCTCGATGATCTGCCCCTGGAGGTGGTGCTGGACGAGCTCGCCAGCACCTACGAGACGGTCGCGGCCCTGCCGCCGGTCGTCCCCGACCCCGGCGGTCGCAAGCCTGGCAAGCCCGGCAGCCGCGTGCCGCCCGGCGTCACCGAGATCATCGACGCCGACGAGCACGACCGGGCCGTCGCCGAGGTCGACTCCTGGGCCGAGTTCGTCGCCCACGTCCTCATCGACGAAGAGCCGGGCATCGGGAAGGTCCCCGACCACACGCCCGGCCGGCTCAGGCTGGCCGCCAGGTGGGCCGACCGGATCGAGAACCACCCCGACGAGATGCTCCGTTACGCGCTCTGCTTCGACGCCGTGGAACACCTGCGGATGATGCGCCGGCTCGCCAGGCGGCACGACCGGGTGGTGCGGACGGGGTCCCCGTGCCTGGTCGTGACCTGCCCGGGAACCTATGAGGCGGTGATCGACGGGCCCGGCTTCGACGGCGACCTCGTCTGCTCCAACCCCGCGTGCCGCGACCGGGTCGGGCACGAGCAGTGGTCCCGCTGGGGCGCCCGGTCCGAGTGGGTGACCGTCGAGCGCGCGGCCCGGCTGCTCAACGTCAGCGAGGACCTGGTCCGCCAGTGGGCCAAGCGCAGGCACTGGCGCAGGAAGGGCGAGGGCAGGAACGTGCGGTACAAGACCGAGGACGTGACCGGCAAGAACGAGACCGAGGAGCAGAGCGCATGA
- a CDS encoding HIT family protein codes for MSDRKPSCALCERIESGRDLRYARFDVVGFEPLAPVVPGHLLFVPRRHAEHPAAYAVMEAMAEAELYAGGQDEDYNLITSSGPAATMTQSHVHVHYVPRRAGDGLALPWTATRTVYSVQEWVDADGIRDGWNAGYGSWTGSRRDAERELQHARATYPGERFRLAAAEITDWREEPTDA; via the coding sequence GTGAGCGACAGGAAGCCCAGCTGCGCGCTCTGCGAGCGCATCGAGAGCGGCCGCGACCTGCGCTACGCGCGGTTCGACGTCGTCGGGTTCGAGCCGCTCGCCCCGGTGGTCCCCGGGCACCTGCTGTTCGTACCCCGCCGGCACGCCGAGCACCCGGCCGCGTACGCGGTCATGGAAGCGATGGCCGAAGCCGAGTTGTATGCCGGTGGGCAGGACGAGGACTACAACCTGATCACCTCGTCCGGCCCTGCCGCGACGATGACCCAGTCGCACGTCCACGTCCACTACGTGCCCCGCCGCGCCGGCGACGGGCTTGCGCTGCCGTGGACCGCCACGCGCACGGTCTACTCGGTCCAGGAGTGGGTCGACGCCGACGGCATCCGCGACGGCTGGAACGCCGGCTACGGCTCCTGGACGGGCTCCCGCCGCGACGCCGAGCGCGAGCTGCAGCACGCGCGCGCCACCTACCCCGGTGAGCGGTTCCGGCTCGCCGCCGCCGAGATCACCGACTGGCGAGAGGAGCCCACCGATGCCTGA
- a CDS encoding HNH endonuclease, producing MATSRTGTATYLRNSKRVKTQARRSGLTHCPGVDGRPCGAELDYDTPLLPNSAETDHIIPHGQGGTDDADNLRVICRKCNGQRNRTKVPVPVAAADDFPVDPNWLALVCGGGEGAPIPGRSSPRQA from the coding sequence ATGGCCACGTCACGCACCGGCACGGCCACCTACCTGCGCAACAGCAAGCGCGTCAAGACCCAAGCGAGGCGCAGCGGACTCACCCACTGCCCAGGCGTCGACGGCAGGCCGTGCGGCGCCGAGCTCGACTACGACACACCACTGCTGCCCAACAGCGCCGAGACCGACCACATCATCCCTCACGGACAAGGCGGCACCGACGACGCCGACAACCTCCGCGTCATCTGCCGCAAGTGCAACGGCCAGCGCAACCGCACCAAGGTGCCTGTGCCCGTCGCGGCCGCCGACGATTTCCCCGTCGACCCGAACTGGCTGGCTCTCGTCTGCGGGGGTGGGGAGGGAGCCCCCATCCCCGGCCGGTCCTCGCCCCGCCAGGCATAG
- a CDS encoding phage portal protein yields MTVVPAATLLTLQALHDDEQRELALLLARLDQYAMSNAEKDAYYEAEQRVRHMGIAMPPEIAARISPVVGWAATTVDVLEERLDWYGWDEVDDDLGLRKVYTDNALDVESGLAHLDSLLYGVSFVRVGTGREGEPSPLVTIHSARTTTGVWDARSRRLTSAVTVTGVKDGQVTDVVLDVVGQTITLQRRSGTWVVTDRDEHRLDRVPVARMPNRPRASRTEGKSEITKAVRYYCDAAVRTVLGMEGNREFYGIPQLTLLGRGPDAFVDANGNPTSGWRIVAGHALAIDRDDEGLMPDIKQLQVGSPQPFLEQVKGWAQLLATEVGQPVTYFGFQSDNPASADAIRAMEARLVKRAERRQVGFGRAWMEVARLALMIRDKTAPADLHRRVANRWRNAATPTTSATADAGQKQLAAVPWLAETEVGLELLGLDERQAERALGEQRRKAANQRLDTLVAAAGPATAQPDPVAEAGALKAKADALDVLIRAGVDPQDAAQRLGLAGIKFTGAIPTSLRLPVSEADELETA; encoded by the coding sequence GTGACGGTCGTCCCCGCGGCAACGCTGCTGACGCTCCAGGCGCTGCACGACGACGAGCAGCGCGAGCTGGCGCTGCTGCTCGCCAGGCTCGACCAGTACGCCATGTCGAACGCCGAGAAGGACGCCTACTACGAGGCCGAGCAGCGGGTCCGGCACATGGGTATCGCGATGCCGCCCGAGATCGCCGCCCGGATCAGCCCGGTCGTGGGCTGGGCGGCGACCACGGTGGACGTGCTGGAGGAGCGCCTGGACTGGTACGGGTGGGACGAGGTCGACGACGACCTCGGCCTGCGGAAGGTCTACACCGACAACGCGCTGGACGTCGAGTCGGGCCTGGCGCACCTGGACTCCCTGCTGTACGGGGTCTCCTTCGTCCGGGTCGGCACCGGCCGCGAGGGCGAGCCGTCGCCGCTGGTGACGATCCACTCGGCGCGGACCACGACCGGGGTGTGGGACGCGCGCTCGCGGCGCCTCACCTCGGCCGTGACCGTGACCGGGGTCAAGGACGGGCAGGTCACCGACGTCGTGCTGGACGTGGTCGGCCAGACGATCACCCTCCAGCGCCGCAGCGGCACGTGGGTGGTGACGGACCGGGACGAGCACAGGCTCGACCGGGTTCCGGTGGCCCGGATGCCGAACCGCCCGCGGGCCTCGCGCACCGAGGGCAAGTCCGAGATCACCAAGGCGGTGCGCTACTACTGCGACGCCGCGGTCCGGACCGTGCTCGGCATGGAGGGCAACCGCGAGTTCTACGGCATCCCTCAGCTGACCCTGCTCGGCCGCGGCCCGGACGCCTTCGTGGACGCGAACGGCAACCCGACGTCCGGCTGGCGGATCGTGGCCGGCCATGCGCTGGCGATCGACCGTGACGACGAGGGCTTGATGCCGGACATCAAGCAGCTCCAGGTGGGCTCCCCTCAGCCGTTCCTGGAGCAGGTGAAGGGCTGGGCACAGCTGCTCGCCACCGAGGTGGGCCAGCCGGTCACCTACTTCGGCTTCCAGTCGGACAACCCAGCCTCGGCGGACGCGATCCGCGCAATGGAGGCCCGGCTGGTCAAGCGCGCCGAGCGCCGCCAGGTGGGGTTCGGCCGGGCGTGGATGGAGGTCGCACGGCTGGCCCTGATGATCCGGGACAAGACGGCCCCGGCCGACCTGCACCGCCGGGTGGCGAACCGGTGGCGCAACGCCGCGACGCCCACCACGTCGGCCACCGCCGACGCCGGCCAGAAGCAACTGGCAGCGGTGCCGTGGCTCGCGGAGACCGAGGTCGGTCTGGAGCTGCTGGGGCTGGACGAGCGGCAGGCGGAGCGGGCCCTGGGCGAGCAGCGCCGGAAGGCCGCGAACCAGCGGCTCGACACCCTCGTCGCCGCCGCCGGCCCCGCGACCGCGCAGCCCGACCCGGTGGCCGAGGCGGGCGCGCTGAAGGCCAAGGCGGACGCCCTCGACGTCCTCATCCGCGCCGGCGTCGACCCTCAGGACGCGGCGCAGCGCCTCGGCCTGGCGGGCATCAAGTTCACCGGCGCGATCCCGACGTCCCTGCGGCTGCCGGTGTCCGAGGCCGACGAGCTGGAGACCGCGTAG
- a CDS encoding ATP-binding protein — protein MCRTVSIGFDPWQADLNTAILAKDASGSYAADTIVISICRQAGKTYDVGALLFADCIINPGTLAVWTAHHFTVTRESFMALKVMAELPQMRAHIDPDAITTGAGNEAIPFRNGSRILFKARESGAVRGVAKVRRLVLDEAQILSERAMADLAPTMNQATNPQVILMGTPPKPSDDAEVFKRLRAEALAGDSEGVLYVEFSADRGARWDDEAQRRKANPSYPLRTGPKAVARLKKLLTGPGDFDREAFGIWDDVSGPGVLINQDVWDALAVPSDQAPVDGTVAFGVKFSADGERVSCAVALRPDEGPIHVVSLGVSSLSDGVAPLVDWLATRWRRAAQIVVDGKAGAGDLANALVAAGVSRRRVHVVTTDEAITAHAGMLRAVVEATVTHLGQPGLDAQVRVAGKRKIGVYGGWGWEAVVPGGDVTALDAVTLARHAAETAKRRPRSGSSSGKVVVL, from the coding sequence GTGTGCCGGACGGTCAGTATTGGGTTCGACCCCTGGCAGGCCGACCTCAACACGGCGATCCTCGCCAAGGACGCGAGTGGCTCGTATGCGGCGGACACGATCGTCATCTCGATCTGCCGCCAGGCCGGCAAGACCTACGACGTCGGCGCCCTGCTGTTCGCGGACTGCATCATCAATCCCGGCACGCTGGCCGTCTGGACCGCACACCACTTCACGGTAACGCGCGAGTCCTTCATGGCACTCAAGGTCATGGCAGAACTGCCGCAGATGCGGGCCCATATCGACCCTGACGCCATCACGACGGGCGCCGGCAACGAGGCGATCCCGTTCCGCAACGGCTCGCGCATCCTGTTCAAGGCGCGCGAGTCCGGCGCGGTGCGCGGCGTGGCGAAGGTTCGGCGGCTCGTCCTGGACGAGGCGCAGATTCTCTCCGAGCGGGCGATGGCCGACCTGGCGCCGACGATGAACCAGGCGACGAACCCGCAGGTGATCCTGATGGGGACGCCGCCGAAGCCGTCGGACGACGCTGAGGTGTTCAAGCGGCTCCGCGCCGAGGCGCTGGCGGGCGACTCCGAGGGTGTGCTGTACGTCGAGTTCTCGGCGGACCGCGGCGCCCGGTGGGACGACGAGGCTCAGCGTCGGAAGGCGAACCCGTCGTACCCGCTGCGGACGGGCCCGAAGGCGGTGGCTCGGCTCAAGAAGCTCCTGACGGGCCCGGGCGACTTCGACCGCGAGGCGTTCGGTATCTGGGACGACGTGTCGGGCCCGGGCGTGCTCATCAATCAAGACGTCTGGGACGCTCTGGCCGTCCCGTCCGACCAGGCGCCCGTGGACGGCACGGTCGCCTTCGGGGTGAAGTTCTCCGCCGACGGCGAGCGCGTGAGCTGTGCGGTGGCGTTGCGGCCGGACGAGGGCCCGATCCACGTCGTGTCGCTCGGGGTGTCGTCCCTGTCGGACGGTGTGGCGCCACTGGTGGACTGGCTGGCCACCCGGTGGCGGAGGGCGGCGCAGATCGTGGTGGACGGCAAGGCCGGCGCGGGCGACCTGGCGAACGCCCTGGTGGCCGCTGGGGTGTCCCGGCGGCGGGTGCACGTGGTGACGACCGACGAGGCGATCACAGCGCACGCGGGGATGCTGCGGGCGGTCGTCGAGGCCACGGTGACCCACCTGGGCCAGCCGGGCCTGGACGCGCAGGTGCGGGTGGCGGGCAAGCGGAAGATCGGCGTCTACGGCGGGTGGGGCTGGGAGGCGGTCGTGCCAGGCGGTGACGTGACGGCGCTGGACGCGGTGACGCTGGCCCGGCACGCGGCAGAGACGGCGAAGCGACGACCCCGGAGCGGCAGCAGCAGCGGGAAGGTGGTGGTCCTGTGA